The DNA segment AACGAGTTTTCCTGCGCAGAAACCTCATCAATATTCTGAATGGGTCCGCCGTCGTTCGCTTACGGTTCACGCATATCTAGCTGCACCGGTTTCGGGATGGCTCGTGTGGTGATCGTTGATCGTTTTGAAGTAtgtccaaacaaaacaaacaagcacgGGTATGCGCTGCCGAGAGGTAGAGATTGAACCAACGTACGCGTGGAATTAGTATGTTTTCCCAACGACTGCTACCGGGTACCATCAAGCATTTGCCAGAATTCCAGTTTTTCCGCTCATGGGATGGTGTGAAGCTTTCTGTCGCATCAACAGAATTGTCTCGATCGTGTTCGTCTCGTGCAGAAATACGGCGGGAAGGCAAAGAGCCAATAGCAGGATGCTATTATCGATGACGACTCAAACAAGTTGCTGGGCTGCATTTGAACTGCATTGCCTAAAATATCATCAAGTTTTACCTTTGCTGCAATGCGTTGCGTTTCCTGCAGACAAGAAGCGTGAGAATCTTGCCATCGAGAAGAGAGTctgaaaattttaaaacacctAACAGTACTTacgtgtttttggttttgcttttttgtcaGTGTTTTCTTTCTATTGATCAGAACATGATTCGGTGTAAATGTTTTGTATAAAATTTGTGTCGTTTTTACTACTTTCAACATTTGTTTATGAGCTAGGTGTAGTGGTACGACATACATATACTTCATTATACAAACTAATTTTAGCTCATAGGCCACTCAATTTGAAATGTATCATTTGAAATCTGTATGAAACTGCTTTCTCAGCTTAGAGGCCAAAGCCGCTACAATAAGGATGTATGCTGGCCTTCCTGTATTTTACTTACAAGCTAGTAAAACTAGACCTTTACACGCTCATTGTTATTATAAATACATATCATCTCACGGAAACAGATACAAAAGTGAGCGAAGGTAAGCGAGAAAATAGAGAGGCTATTATTTAACCTACAGAAGAATGAATCATACATATTTTTAATCACTAGCTTAcatattataatatttttacaatttttgtgttatatttttgCCCTTTGTGGAATGTGTCTGTACGGAAATCTGTTAGATTACAAACAGTGGCGCTTATATTTGCTACTTACTGTTTAACATTacaataatattttcattaaGGAATAAAGATTTAGAGGATTTTTAAACAAGAAAGGACGCAAACATAATTCAAAATTGATTCCAGTAATTGATGAACCGAATCAtgagtgtttatttatttttgtagtATTGGAagattttattatcattttatttttcaaactgAATGCTTCTGGACTGTGTTTGTTCCTAGTGCCTTTAGTAAAGCACGAAGTTTAATACCCCGACACATAGGCAGGAAAGACGGGAAGACATAATATCTCCATTTTTAATGTAGAGATGCAGAGTGACCAGATAGTAAAAGTTTCCGCGACCACTTTCATTATTGCACAAAAAAGGGTCCCTTCTACAGTAATCGCTAGAATTTGAAATGCATGAGCAGACAATGTATGGCCCCACCGACAACGTCGATGACGgtaaaatgaaggaaaaaagaaccTCGAAAGAGACGGTTGGGTTGCGAAACGGATACCCCATGCTTATGAGGGAAGTGTGCTTGCGAAAGATGACCAAATCCGTGCAATCTTggtgaaaggttgaaaatggCAAATTTTGAGATTGGCTTTATGATAATGCAATTTTGCCGCCCGGTCGGCGCTACTTTGGCTACCGCGTTTGCCGCCTGGTGGATTGCGGATCGCGCGTTGGTTTGCCGCTGAAGTAGCTGACAAACTGCTAACCGTTCGTGGTAACAGGGTGCCCTCGTActggtggaaaacaaattccacGGATCGGTTTGATTAAATGGATCACGATTGCTGTTTCATTGAATAAAAGGTActcatatacacacacacgctgatacacataaaaaattataatggTAAACGAGATCAAAatctcgcaaaaaaaaaaatactctgGCGTGGCAGGAGCTTGGTTTGTGCACAATGGCGGCTCTAATCGACACATCAAAGCAGAGCAGTGTGAAGGGTGGTGTGTTGCCCACTAGCACCATTTTATGCACCCCGAACCAGCCACCGTCAAGCAAACAGGTGCGCGTTTGGTCAGTGTTCCCCCGTTCCAGTTCGTTACGCTTCGGTAGAGACAGTTAGTAACGCCTACCCACGTGCTGCTACTACACCCGCAACGCAAACACACGCGTTGCAGCCCCGCGTGTGGATTTGGCATGTATTTTATGGCTTCTGTTATTAATCATCACAAAGCACTCGTACCGGAGGATTGTGTTCACTAACAAAAGCAACACCTACCGCAGAGCAAACTGCAATTGGCACGTTGCAGCTCCACATTCATTCGGCGATTCTGGGTGGGAGGCAGAAGTACGCCCGGACGGCTCTGCTTAGAATTGTGGGGGTGGCTATCCCTCCCCCAGCTAGGGGAGCTGGAAGCGCTTGTGCAGGTGGGTACTGAACGAAAGGGCTCACTGTACGATTTCGTGCCTGGTCGATGCAGCACGTACCGTTGACGGCAAAACGCATGCGTCGTTTCACGTGTTAGGGATGCATTATGCAACAATACCTCGACAGCAATCGTCAAGGTGGATCTTGGGTAGTTGGTAGAGGGCTGCCGTGATCGGTTTAGGAGCTTTGCATAAACTTTAacgaaacaaattgaaatgCTAGCTAGATCCAAAAATGGGGCGCTATAACGGGCTGGAAATGGAGTCATCGCGATAAACCATGACGTATCGTGTGTAACGTGTGGGATTAATGTGTGTGATTCATGGATTGTTGTTCTAGCTACGGTCTTGGTGCAATTGAACAATAAGAGAGCAGCTAAGGCATTAGTTGTGTGTGAAATTGTGATCCAATTACAATTGCAGTTTTGCAGTGACATTACTCAAAAAGGCTAATAGTTTGGTGGGAACAATGTAATCCATATTTCTTTTCAAGGGATATTTAGAGTTTTATAAGAAATCGGGTCAGCTTAGTAATTATGTATGTGTAGCCTACCAACCAGTCAACAAACAAATTTGTCTGTAGGTCTGTAAGTATTACGACTGATAGGAATAttaaatttgtaaataaatatccGAATAATTAGCCAGCTTGAAGGATGAGAGAAAGGGTCAAATAAACGTTCTACAGGAAACGAAGAAGCCCCCTGCAGAGTCGTGCTAGTTTAAAAGCTGCTAAATAATATAAATGTCCCCTAAAGTGTTTAGGACGGTTTCTGGCACAAACGAAACGGGAGGTATTCAGGGAAAACAAATAATGgcaaaattgttttttcttcttcttttgtatTAACGGAAGTCACGGCAAACCTGCACCGGTTGTGACGGAAACGATTCGACTGGCGGCTAGTTATGATCGGTCTGTTCTCTTCGAAGCCGCCGATTGTGTTTTATCGTGCCATTGTCACTCGTTGGGTCCGGGCGTCAGGcggctttgctttgcttaaCTAATATGACACGGTGAGAATAAATTACTGGGACTTTCATTGACACTGGGCTGGCCTTAAATCTATTGCTCGCACGGTGCGAATAATCATATACACACACGGAAACATTGTCAAGCGTTTCCGTTTTGCCGGTCCGATCGTCTGACCTTTCAGCTCGGGTTATAGGTACAGCTCGAGGGCTGTCTGCTCGTTGAAGCCCGTGTGAAGTAGATCGTTGAAAGGGTTCAACGAGTCCAGATGACTTAGCGGGCTCAGGCAGGGTTCCGACAGCTGCAACGAGTCAGCGTCCGACTCTAGGAACAATCCAAACTCTAGCCCATCGTTCGGTACCACCGATTGGCTGTTGGTGCAGGCAAAGTTGTGCGATTTCAGTCCACCCGGTCCGGTAGCCGTGGTCAGCGGGCTAAGGCACGGCTCGGACAGGATGAGTGAGTCGTTGTCCGACTCCAGCACCGAGCACAGGTCAACATCCATACCAAGTGGGTCGGGTCGGGACGAGTCCGATAGTAAGCTGGGCGCCGTAAGTTGAATGTTGTCATCGATCTTTTCAAGCGCCGATGAGTTTGCGATAGTTTTCCGCCCGTTAGTGCCTGCTGCAGCCCGTGACCTAGTGTTGTTGGAGGTGGAGGTGGTTTTCTTGGAGCGACTATTGCTGGACGTTGTCTTTTTGGCTGACGTCCGCTTCCGCGGGCTGCTAGTAGACGACGAAGAGGAGGTACCGGATTGTTGCGAGTGATTTTTGGAAGAAGCTGACAAAGGCTTTGCATCCACGGCCGGTCGCGCTGGCGATACGGCAGGAGACGACGACACGTAACCCAGACCGCCCATCTGGTAGCCTCCttccaacaacagcaaaccctTCTGCATCACTTCCCGTTCGATCTCGTTGTGGTTCACCATATCCAgttcgttgttgttttcgaGCGTACCTGGAGTACCGTGGATCATGTCACTCAATATCCGGATGTACTTCATCGCCAGCCGTAGCGTGGTGATCTTGGTAAGCTTTTCACTAGATGCCGCACTGCCGCTGCACTGGGGAGAACTGACGGGGGAACTGGTACCGCTTGTACCGGCCACGGCTACCGGCACGGCACGCCTGAGGTTTTCGAACGCGCTGTTGATTTCGCGCATACGACTACGTTCCCGTGCGTTCGCTGTTTTCCGGCGGTATTTGCTGAGGGGAGCTGCTTTGGGTTTCGGTTTTTCCTTTGGCGCTGCCTTCtccttggtggtggtggtggttttcgTCGTCGTTTTGCTAATGGTTGCCGTCTCGAGCGTGGTGCGACGTGACTGTCGTTGACGGAGCGAATACTTTTCATCTTTCTTAATTTCGGACACGAGCGAACCGGTCCCGTCCCCCATCAGATGATGTCCGACGTAGCCGCTCtcgttgtggttgttgtttgcatCGGCCATCGGTGCTTCCATCGATGGTTGCTGGTTGAAGGTGATCGCACTGATCGACTCTATATTGTTGTGGCGCATCGTGACCCATATGCTAGGTATCCTTTACACAATCTTGAACTAAAgtctgcaaaagaaaaaaagaaaacgtctagtaaataaactaaaaaatatatttaaggAGCAACAATCATTAATGTTATCGTTCACAATAGAAATACCTCAGTGACGTTCTTAGAATATTCTCTGATTGCTAAAGCCAGGCAAAAGCATTGAGTCTATAGCACTTTACGTTATCTTCTGTCATCAGAGGCATGGCAAATAAAGATCAAAACAACCTTCAGGGTAGCAGCAGGAATGTCAAAACCTCCTTTTTCATTCCCGCAATCCATATGAAAAGAACCATGAAAAGGGCTCCATTGTGCGATGTATTCAAATTCCTTCTATTCCCCAATGACGCCAATGCCTATGGGCCCTTGCGTGACAAATGGGTTTCTCCCGTTCGAAACGGCAAAAATGTTCGATTCGAGCAACTTGTAAATCATCAGTAACAATTGACCGTCTCTTAATCCGGCAGCCATTGGAagctgcttttttgctgctgcctttTCTCTAGGCTACAGACACTTTCTCATGATGAATTATGAAGCCATGGAACAGGGAGGGAACGGAAAGGCCCCAGCTGCTGTATTCGAATGCTTTCTTCCAGCAGACGGCATAATCGGTCCCTGATGGACTGGTTGTTTCGGGCTTAAACCCCTCGCCGCTGACACTTGACACTCGCCATATTGATATGATCGGCCACCTGAAAAATGCTTGCGGCAGGAACGGAAGATCCCGATGGTTCGCAAACAAAGTTCACCGGGGCCACAAAGATTAATGACTATTGACATCGGGAGGTCATCTACTATACGCGACGGTGGGAAGACGTGTACAGTATCAGCTTTATCGTTTTGCATTCTGTGActcagtgctggtggtggttgtttggATGGAAGATTGAGCAATGACTTATAATTACTCGATGAGATGAGATGTAATGTGAGCCGAATTGAGCATTAAGTTTCCAAGGAGCAGGTAGCAAAGAGTCATCCATTAACCTTCGAAATTTTtggcacgccattgaaagttCCATCTTAGTACTTCACCCACATCAGACACTCTTACCAAAGATGTCTCAGGAGCTATATGTGATATGCTGGAGATGTGTACACATTTAAGAAAAGCATTTGATTGCACAAATCATGTATTCAACAATAGAAAGTTAGTAAGACTTTTGTTCCAGTTGCATCTCGATGCTCCTACCGTATCTAACCGCAAGGGTTTTATTTTAGAAGCACACAATGCAGCACTACACAAATAAGCAATTTTTAGCTCTCATAATCGCAGTACAgtgtggtttgtgtggttacttttgctttgtttctttgaaacaaaaaacccataaAGTGGCCCAACTGAGGACGGCAATGTCGGGGCACGTGATGACGCGTCAAATTAAGATCCGCTATAGTCGGCAGCCACAAGAGCAGACGAGACCCATCCAACCGTTTGTGGGTTGTtgcagagagaaaaaaaaaaacgctcgaCTAATAACTGGCCGGCCCATTTTTATGCATAAAGTAGGGACAGCAAAAGCGGGCAAAAAACTGAAGCTGAACACAAGCACTCTCTGTTGTGGTTTTTTCGTGTCTGTTGGGCCGTACTGTGACGCCCTCTACATGCGGATCACATTATTCTGCAAAGAGGTGGTCGATTCAAGCTGAAGTGGTAGTTGATTGGGTAAGGAGAGGACGCTAGCATGTTACATGAAGTTGTGACGCGTGTGGTAATAGATGAATGAAGTATCCGGATAGAGGGTTCTGTTTGCATGGTGCGAAGGTGAACAATACAATGCATCTTATCCTTGGGTCGGAATCCGTAGTATGAAAGCAGGATTTGTTTTAAAGTGATTGCTTGAAGTGTTTCGCGACATTTTGCAAGCGTAAATCGCACCCGCAGtgggttggtttgttttaatgtgttGATGTTACCTGATGTTACCAATATAATGTTTGCCAGGAAGAATATTGAAGATTATCTTCTCTTCTGTTTTTCGATTATCTTCGTTCAACTTTTATAACCTAAACATGTATCtaaattttccatttcaaaagaaaatgaatgtGTGTATAAATTTATGTGCTTGATCGATCTTGGTTTAGTAAAGAGATATTGACAAATTTATACTAACAGCCTATTTCACACCAACCATACACATACGCCGTTCAATTGGTGTACAGAGTCAACATCGACTTTGAAAAGACCATCAACCAATAGCTTCAAAACAAGTTGTCAACTTGCTGATCTTTGTAGTGCCTGTTGAAGGACTACTTTGAGCTGGAAGCCTGGGCAATTGATCAAACGAATACATTGGAAGGTTTACTACAAGCGCCAGAGCACTCCGATGCTCCGATATCGCAGCACATGTCAGTTGCCAAACAGCAGTTTCCAACACTAATCGAATCAAGATCGCAACGTTCACGGTAAAGCTTCTCACGACTAAGCGTTTGCCATGCGACGACTTGACATGTCCGTGCCTACTTTACCATCGATCAACCGCCGAAGATGAACAATCTACGGGCTACGTGATGTTTGACGGTAGGAGCCGAAGGCACTGTTCTAATCGCGAACCgtaataaaaatgtaactCCACTGCACAAAAATGGGAAGGTAAGTACGATCATTGTGGTTGCTGTTCGTACGATCTGCGGTTTGCCGAAGATGCTGAAAGGTACTGAGGTTGCAATCGATGAACGATGGCTAACGTTTGCAATGATTTCTGATGTCTTGTGGTTACACTGGTTGCACCATTAAATTCATTGCGGCGGTTATTGCTGTTTGTGGCTAGCTAATCGTAGTAGGATGCTGCTACCGTTTTGGACAGTTTACACAACTTGCTgaatacatacatacacgcaTGGTGCATGGTCATACGAAAATGTCGTTCCTCCCGGAATGGTCAACCAGGTTCGACACCGGAATTTCTTCACTCATACATGCCGTACCGTGTGACCTTAGCTGGAAGTAGCAGGTTTCCTGCTGGGTTGGTTCTTCCAACGGTGGCACAAACTTATCTCTTTGGGGCAATGACTCCGTGCCTTACTCGAGGCCTTCGAGGTGCTGTAAAAGGATGCCCGCAACGGGACTTGAACGGACGAAGACTTGCGGTGGAGTGGTAGGCGTTTGCGTTCTTGACTCAACACAACTTGCTTTCCCGCGTGGGTTATATTGAATTGCGATCGCCGATACTCGTGGACTAATCATTTTCTGACTCTTCCCGTAGCATTGCAACAGAATCCTGTGTCGATAGCGGCTACGGCGATAATCGGGCGAATCGCCAACCGGAATCTGGTGTCAATTTTTACTCGTCACCTACGgtgcgtttgtttttactGGATATTTTTGCAAGTGATCGATCGTTTGGACCGATCAAACGCAATCGATACTGTCATTTGACCGACTCGAACGTATCAATCAAATACACGTTAACCCTGTATCAATAGAGCGAACGTGAACGTGACAACGGCACGCAacggtttgtgtgttgctATTCTGTGCCATTCTTCTGCACGCGATCGGAATGCTGGGAATGTTTCACAGTTATGGCTCGAGCGTTTGATACACTTTTTTCTGCGATATATGCATAGTGTCCTTGGAGATTAGAAAGTATGCTTTTCCTTAGtgtgattttgattttcattatCTGGAATTGATTGATGTGTACATGGCAAAGAATACGGTGAAACTTGTAAATGCTAGGAAAGTATATTCGTGGGATCGATTTGAAATTGTGGAATGAAGTGTCTTGACTCATCGAAATGGTTATAATATAATATGATTAAACTGTATCATCTAATATTGTTAATAAAACATCGTTACAACTTTTACCTTTCATATGAACTCCATACATAAAATATAATACATGGGCATTGTGTGCATATTTCTTAGGAATATTACACTAGACTTGCTTGGGAATCAttgttcaatttttgtctATGTCGCATTTTCGCCTTAAATTCGCGTTTGACTGTAGTAATATGTTCTTGAGACCGTCAGCTGCCAATAAACAATGCACGTAATATTGGCGTTGTTGGGGCTCGTGTGGAGATGgacaattttgttttctttcaaaaaCTCGCTGCTTAAGTTGAACGTTTATAATGAAACTGCTCGTTACTGTTCGCACTGACACCCCGGACAAGCATCATGCATGTCACACAAGCTCGCAAACTTGACATCAGAGCATTCAGCCAATGTTTGGCGTTTGCCTGTCGCGCATTGCATTTCGGGGAAGGCTATTGTCGGTGCTAACCGACTTCTCAACCAAATGTGCGATTTCCATCTCCCAATGGAGGCGACAGAGGCAATAGTTGCTGCAGTCATAATACCGCAAGACAGTTCTACAGAAATCGATAAAATGTGATGCTGTCTTTAGACGGTTCTGCCAAAGTGATGACGATCGCTCCCGACGGATGTCATCCATGTTAACCGCACCCATGCACGTCTGTAAACGCATAGCAGCATGCATACAAAGTGCGAAGGGCTGAGTGGGATTTGACGAACCGCGCCTTATTTCGCACCCTGATTGATCGCTGCACTAGCACCCGGTCACGGGAACGTGCCCACTCGGACTCGAGGCTGGTGCGAAGATTTTATGCTACGACTGCAATTCCTGGGAAACGCAAACAGAGGACACACTGTGGCCGTGACGATCGAGGATGACCAAGCGGGAGTTCCCGCGTAACCCACATTTCGGCGCTGCGGTTATATTATTATCCAGTGCTTGCATCAATGTCTGGAAGAGATTTAAGCATTTGCGGCACATTTTGAGACACGTTCCTATCCAGCAGGTCAACATTCGCATTGGAGGTTGACCGCACGGCTCACATTGGCGGTGGCTGCGTACAGGGAAAATAAGCGAGGTTGAGCAAACCTTGTAGTCTGCCGGGCCAAGTCACGACCTCCCGCGTAGAAAAATATGTGAAAAGACGTTGAGTGAATATCAAtgagcaaataaaataaatgagtGGCGTTATTTTTATGCACTTTCTGTccaatttaattaaaagtaaatGTATGTGTTACGAAATGGTACATCCCGATTCGTTAATtacaattatctaagaaaagtgtgttttttacgTTAAATATCATTCGAAAAATTACATGTTGACGTACGATAATGAACGATAAATCAATGAATTTTGTACAACTAAAACTCCATTTAAGTATGCTTTTGCTTTacaattaaaattatgaaagtTCAATATCAGTTAAATTCAACGGCTCAAAGTAATTTAGTATTTCGCTTGTAGGATAAATTTCTGTAGCTATGCTTGTCATCGAAATATAAATGATCTGCTTCAATTCAATTCTACTGAAATATTTGATAACGATATATAGAGTCAATAGAACGAGAAAATAAATATCTTGTTTTGATGATAATTCAAGTAATGAGCCATTAACAACTGTTGTGTTTCTCTAAAAACAAATCTAAAGGAGATATACATTCAATATATCCTCTTGAAGGCGTGCCTCCATTTTCTCACTTCTAACTACACGCTTATTAACAAAATGACACATGATTTATTGACATCATTTGGACAAGTAGACGGGCATTGCGCTTAAAGCCTGCGGGATAAGCGAGAAATCGGCGCAAGAATTTGAATTTACGCATTGGACATGCAGGCGCAGATACCGGAACGACGGTGTTCGCAGCGCAGAATGCAAGCCATGATTTAACGGCCATCGGGCATGGTGCAGCAATTGACCACGGTCAAAAGGATTGTTGATCGTACCTCCAACATGAGCACGTGCGTATCGTGTAATTGcaatttttgttgtgtttctgaTGCACCGGTGGGAGTCGCTTGGGGAGCAGCTCAACTTTCATCAGATTTTCCCTGTGGTACAGGGTCCGAGAATGCACCCATGCGCTGAGAGATAAGTTTAGCGGGCTGTCGGTTTCGGAGAGCGCATACCGCCTTTGGAAAGAGCTGTCGAAGTAAAGCACTTTCAGCCGACCAAAAGGCAAGACGCATTACGCGTCAGTTGATGAACGCTTTGCTCGGAATGCACCAGTGGCCCTTAAACCCTAGCTGTGCGATTTATGGAACCCTCTCACGTACGCCGCGCTGCCATCGACGACAATCGACGACATTTTCAGATCGTGTCAAGCTGATTGGAACGCGATGTATGGTAAAGATCATCTTTACTGCACGCGGTACGCCTTTGAGTGTTGTCGTTTCCGAAACGGTACACGCCAAAGAAGAATGTTCGATGGAAGATTATGAACGTGTGTCCGATTATGTTGCTGTACCGCTTTGTTTTAGAAATTATTATTTGGAAGTGCTAACAAGATTTTACTAAAACCACGAGGTGTTGTCAATCGTAAAGCCCTTCGTTAGCTATTTGTAAGCGTTTGCAACCATGCAGGGTGTTACCAAGCCACACCTTACTTAGTGGCGCGTCTTGCTTATCGACCTAATGAAATCACCAAATTACACGCTCTTAATCAACTTCATGGTGTGTTTGAATTTTATGTGACGCAGCACAATTTTCCGAGATAAAGTGATTAAAGATCACCAAACAGCAGATCAAGAGATTAAACACCCATTTGATACGGGCAAGCCGTCTCGAGCGCAACGACAAAGAGCTCGAGCGAAACACTTTCCCAGCCACTCCATTAGGGTGGttaatgaagaaataaaattttagCGTCAACAGACACGAAAGCAACTTCCTTGCGGTCTAATCTGTGACAAGGGTTACTTTCCCACAGTGACAGCTAAAATCTACAAACCCTCTTAGCAAGGTTGCAGCGATCGCAATCCTATTCAGTGCCGGACAGCGACAACTACCGCTGAGATAATTTGGATTACGAGCTGGATTGGAAGATAAAGCTAGGGAAAACGAAGCCAACGATCGGGTGTACATAGCCAGTCGGTGTGCTTTGTGCGTCTGGACGTCTGATGCTTTGTGTGTGATATCATCTACCGACACTGGCACCTGTGTCTAATGCGGTTTGATTGAGATATCAAGGCGATGAGCCCAGGGGAACAGATTTTCAACCAGAGACCAATCATGAAGGATGGACAGCGCTGATATAATGTTTGGGTCATCGTGATACACTGGATGGATAGACGGCAATGAATACTGTATCTGTTATTGAGATATTTTCGCGTTAAGACGTTAGTGACAGTTGCTCTTACCGATGGCTGATTTTATCAACGAGCCTGTCAGCTGTAGGACATTACTGCAAGTACACAAGGAGAATTGTAatgtacattttatttttatgttaattcatttttttcttcagaaGTAGCAAGGTTCAGAggattttagtttattttaaaaggGTTATCCAATTATCCAAAATACATAGCATCGCGATGCATCCCATTGCAGAGCGATAAGTAAGTACATAAATGCATAAGCAATCGCTACagctttttcaaaaatgttacACACGTAAAATACAAATTATCTGACTATCAACGCTGACCATCGTAAAAGGCAAAATGAAAGATGGGTCTACTCACGACAGCAAACAAACCCGTGCCCTACATCACAATTTGCGAGAACGTCCAAGCTTTCCGTTTGAAATTGACAGAAAAGGTTTCTAAATTATTACTACACATCagcaattaaattaattaaacatttgCAGCCAGTGCGTTGAACGCTAATGTGGTGATTCTAGCCACTCGGTGTTATTAATATTGATGAATCTCCTATTTGGAAGAAATTTTCTTCCCATCTTGTGTGGGTTATTTAGGTTGGAGATGGGATGGATTAAGATCACCAATAAATCaatatgattttaattaaCCTCAAAGGGCGTTGATTAAAGTGGAAACCTTTCGGTGTCCAATTTGCGAATCACCCCACACTTTCACGGCCCCAGGAGCTACTTTGAACTGTTTCTTGTACACCTTTAAGTTTC comes from the Anopheles coluzzii chromosome 2, AcolN3, whole genome shotgun sequence genome and includes:
- the LOC120951119 gene encoding helix-loop-helix protein delilah, which produces MRHNNIESISAITFNQQPSMEAPMADANNNHNESGYVGHHLMGDGTGSLVSEIKKDEKYSLRQRQSRRTTLETATISKTTTKTTTTTKEKAAPKEKPKPKAAPLSKYRRKTANARERSRMREINSAFENLRRAVPVAVAGTSGTSSPVSSPQCSGSAASSEKLTKITTLRLAMKYIRILSDMIHGTPGTLENNNELDMVNHNEIEREVMQKGLLLLEGGYQMGGLGYVSSSPAVSPARPAVDAKPLSASSKNHSQQSGTSSSSSTSSPRKRTSAKKTTSSNSRSKKTTSTSNNTRSRAAAGTNGRKTIANSSALEKIDDNIQLTAPSLLSDSSRPDPLGMDVDLCSVLESDNDSLILSEPCLSPLTTATGPGGLKSHNFACTNSQSVVPNDGLEFGLFLESDADSLQLSEPCLSPLSHLDSLNPFNDLLHTGFNEQTALELYL